A region from the Aeromicrobium choanae genome encodes:
- a CDS encoding M18 family aminopeptidase translates to MHAADRLISFVDASPTPFHACETAAARLREAGFSQVDPRDAWPAGAGSHFIVTGGTLVAWSTGEEAPPHAGFRIVGAHTDSPNLRLKQHHDGWREGQATVALEPYGGPLLESWLDLDLGIAGRVALRDGSTRTIRVDEPLLRVPRLAIHLDRDGSKLDRQRHLDALAGLTRRPFLEVVGERAGFAAGDVTGFDLMAFDLRPAGRTGPDGELVAAPRLDNQATCAAALDALLGAAEAADPTARLVMVLFDHEEVGSTSERGADSPLLSSVLERIVLASGGTRDDLFRAVADSVCVSGDMAHATHPNQADKHEPLHRIELGGGPVLKVNQNLRYATDGVGAAVFAAACEAAGVPLQRYVHRADLPCGSTIGPISAARTGILTIDVGAPQLAMHSAREVMAAADVETYGRALRSFLTSD, encoded by the coding sequence ATGCACGCAGCGGACCGACTGATCTCCTTCGTCGACGCATCACCGACGCCCTTCCACGCCTGCGAGACGGCGGCCGCGCGACTGCGCGAGGCCGGCTTCAGCCAGGTGGATCCCCGCGACGCGTGGCCCGCCGGGGCCGGGAGCCACTTCATCGTCACCGGCGGAACGCTCGTCGCGTGGTCCACGGGCGAGGAGGCCCCGCCGCACGCCGGCTTCCGGATCGTCGGCGCCCACACCGACAGTCCCAACCTGCGCCTCAAGCAGCACCACGACGGCTGGCGCGAGGGTCAGGCCACGGTCGCCCTCGAGCCCTACGGCGGCCCGCTGCTGGAGTCCTGGCTCGACCTCGACCTCGGCATCGCGGGCCGGGTCGCGCTGCGCGACGGCAGCACGCGCACGATCCGGGTCGACGAGCCCCTGCTGCGAGTGCCCCGGCTGGCCATCCACCTCGACCGCGACGGCTCCAAGCTGGACCGGCAGCGCCACCTCGACGCGCTCGCGGGGCTGACCCGCCGGCCGTTCCTCGAGGTCGTGGGGGAGCGCGCCGGCTTCGCCGCGGGTGACGTCACCGGGTTCGACCTCATGGCCTTCGACCTGCGTCCGGCCGGCCGCACCGGTCCCGACGGCGAGCTGGTCGCCGCACCGCGCCTGGACAACCAGGCCACGTGCGCCGCGGCCCTCGACGCCCTGCTCGGCGCCGCCGAGGCCGCCGACCCCACGGCGCGCCTCGTCATGGTGCTCTTCGACCACGAGGAGGTCGGCAGCACGTCCGAGCGGGGCGCCGACTCACCGCTGCTGTCCTCGGTCCTCGAGCGCATCGTGCTGGCCTCCGGCGGCACACGGGACGACCTCTTCCGCGCGGTGGCCGACTCCGTCTGCGTGTCGGGCGACATGGCGCACGCCACGCACCCGAACCAGGCGGACAAGCACGAGCCGCTGCACCGGATCGAGCTCGGCGGTGGACCCGTGCTGAAGGTCAACCAGAATCTCCGGTACGCCACCGACGGCGTCGGCGCGGCGGTCTTCGCCGCCGCCTGCGAGGCCGCCGGGGTGCCGCTGCAGCGCTACGTGCACCGGGCCGACCTGCCGTGCGGCTCCACGATCGGGCCGATCAGCGCCGCCAGGACCGGTATCCTGACGATCGACGTCGGGGCGCCCCAGCTCGCGATGCACTCCGCGCGCGAGGTGATGGCGGCGGCCGACGTCGAGACCTACGGACGGGCCCTGCGCTCCTTCCTGACCTCGGACTGA
- a CDS encoding NAD-dependent epimerase/dehydratase family protein — MRALVAGGAGFVGSHLVERLVDAGHEVVVVDDFSTGRRENLAAVSHQVTIVDADIADAAAVDAIEGPFDQVYNLASPASPVDYHRLPIHTLMTGSMGVKNTLDLAHAHGARYLLASTSEVYGDPQVHPQPETYLGHVNPVGPRSVYDEAKRFGEAMTAAYRREFGVDTKIVRIFNTFGPRMRVEDGRAIPNFVHQALTGREITVAGDGHQTRSICYVDDLVGGLVAMMESTATGPVNLGNPEEISMIDLATWICDLAESSSQIVHVPRPVDDPQIRRPDITLAGELLGWSPSTTAEIGLKATIEDFRNRR; from the coding sequence ATGCGCGCGTTGGTTGCTGGCGGCGCCGGTTTCGTCGGGTCGCACCTCGTGGAGCGCCTCGTCGACGCAGGGCACGAGGTCGTCGTGGTCGACGACTTCAGCACGGGTCGGCGCGAGAATCTCGCCGCCGTGTCGCACCAGGTCACGATCGTCGATGCCGACATCGCCGATGCCGCCGCCGTCGACGCGATCGAGGGCCCGTTCGACCAGGTCTACAACCTCGCCTCGCCGGCCTCCCCGGTCGACTACCACCGGCTGCCGATCCACACCCTGATGACGGGGTCGATGGGCGTGAAGAACACGCTCGACCTCGCTCACGCGCACGGCGCGCGCTACCTGCTCGCCTCCACCTCCGAGGTGTACGGCGACCCGCAGGTGCACCCCCAGCCCGAGACGTACCTCGGTCACGTCAACCCGGTCGGCCCCCGCTCGGTCTACGACGAGGCCAAGCGCTTCGGCGAGGCCATGACGGCGGCCTACCGGCGCGAGTTCGGCGTCGACACGAAGATCGTTCGCATCTTCAACACCTTCGGCCCGCGCATGCGCGTCGAGGACGGTCGCGCCATCCCGAACTTCGTCCACCAGGCCCTCACCGGCCGTGAGATCACGGTGGCCGGCGACGGTCACCAGACGCGCTCCATCTGCTACGTCGACGACCTCGTCGGCGGACTCGTCGCGATGATGGAGTCCACGGCCACCGGCCCGGTCAACCTGGGCAACCCCGAGGAGATCTCGATGATCGACCTCGCCACGTGGATCTGCGACCTGGCCGAGTCCAGCTCGCAGATCGTGCACGTGCCCCGCCCGGTCGACGACCCCCAGATCCGTCGTCCCGACATCACCCTGGCGGGCGAGCTGCTGGGCTGGTCGCCGTCCACCACGGCCGAGATCGGCCTGAAGGCCACGATCGAGGACTTCCGCAACCGTCGTTAG
- a CDS encoding class I SAM-dependent methyltransferase, whose protein sequence is MSPDGLRRSVRLFRAFLVEQTEPEHFYGTLARDSADLVEQQMSLRGRLVVDVGAGPLEFAREFRRRGARYVAVDLDPDVPALADGGVAADAAALPFASGSADLVFSSNLLEHVRSPQVVADELLRIARPDGLVFLSYTNWWSPWGGHETSPWHWLGGRRAIARYTRRHGHPPKNRVGETLFKVSVAWGMRWAHRTPGVRVVSARPRYLPRWAAFIVRVPVVREVLSWNLLLLVRREDGESPRQD, encoded by the coding sequence ATGAGCCCCGACGGCCTGCGGCGCTCGGTCCGGCTGTTCCGCGCCTTCCTGGTGGAGCAGACCGAGCCCGAGCACTTCTACGGCACCCTCGCGCGCGACTCGGCCGACCTCGTCGAGCAGCAGATGTCGCTGCGCGGCAGGCTCGTCGTGGACGTCGGCGCGGGGCCGCTGGAGTTCGCCCGGGAGTTCCGCCGTCGCGGGGCACGCTACGTGGCGGTCGACCTCGATCCCGACGTGCCGGCGCTGGCCGACGGGGGAGTGGCCGCGGACGCGGCGGCGCTCCCGTTCGCCTCCGGCTCGGCCGACCTGGTGTTCAGCTCGAACCTGCTGGAGCACGTGCGCTCGCCGCAGGTCGTGGCCGACGAGCTGTTGCGGATCGCCCGGCCCGACGGCCTGGTCTTCCTCTCCTACACGAACTGGTGGTCGCCGTGGGGCGGTCACGAGACCTCGCCGTGGCACTGGCTCGGGGGTCGCCGCGCGATCGCCCGGTACACGCGACGGCACGGTCACCCGCCGAAGAACCGCGTCGGCGAGACGCTGTTCAAGGTCTCGGTGGCGTGGGGGATGCGGTGGGCCCACCGGACCCCCGGCGTGCGGGTCGTGTCGGCGCGACCTAGGTACCTGCCACGCTGGGCCGCCTTCATCGTGCGCGTCCCGGTCGTGCGCGAGGTCCTGTCGTGGAACCTGTTGCTGCTGGTCAGACGAGAAGATGGCGAGAGCCCCCGTCAGGACTGA
- a CDS encoding class I SAM-dependent methyltransferase, giving the protein MRLALTSRTLRHAAPLDPGARVFEIGFGGGAMLRRYLDEGHPVAGCDPDQLHVEVDAQVRAQAELYPCGIEEVPASAEPADLVYGVHVVEHVQDVGALAAAALRLLRPGGRVLFLTPAADSVSLRAFSDAWWLLEDPTHVRFFSAASITRLLADAGFRDVRVTRSLTDNLTMEGASLVRRLRPHDRPAGVLASRATRWLAMALAPAALLLRLVHPRWRPTLVVTATRAAR; this is encoded by the coding sequence GTGCGCCTGGCCCTGACGTCGCGCACGCTGCGGCACGCGGCCCCGCTGGATCCCGGTGCGCGCGTGTTCGAGATCGGCTTCGGCGGCGGTGCGATGCTGCGGCGCTACCTCGACGAGGGTCATCCGGTCGCCGGCTGCGACCCCGACCAGCTCCACGTCGAGGTCGATGCGCAGGTGCGGGCGCAGGCGGAGCTGTACCCGTGCGGGATCGAGGAGGTCCCGGCGTCGGCCGAGCCGGCCGACCTCGTCTACGGCGTCCACGTCGTCGAGCACGTGCAGGACGTCGGTGCCCTGGCGGCGGCCGCGCTCCGGCTGCTGCGCCCGGGCGGACGCGTGCTGTTCCTGACCCCCGCGGCCGACAGCGTCTCGCTGCGCGCGTTCTCCGATGCCTGGTGGCTGCTGGAGGACCCCACGCACGTGCGGTTCTTCTCGGCGGCGTCGATCACGCGGCTGCTCGCGGACGCAGGCTTCCGCGACGTCCGGGTCACCCGGTCGCTCACCGACAACCTCACGATGGAGGGTGCCAGCCTCGTGCGCCGGCTCCGGCCGCACGACCGCCCGGCCGGGGTGCTGGCCTCGCGTGCCACGCGCTGGCTCGCCATGGCCCTCGCTCCCGCGGCGCTGCTGCTGCGGCTCGTGCACCCGCGCTGGCGGCCCACGCTGGTCGTCACGGCCACCCGGGCGGCCCGATGA
- a CDS encoding glycosyltransferase family 4 protein, which translates to MRIAILSWRDLEHPEAGGAEVFAERTAATMAERGHDVVLFASSFPGGSPRTERHGFRIVRAGGRFTVYPRGLWHVWRLRRDYDIVIDVQNGVPFWTPLVFSKPLLAVVHHVHREQWFTFFPRPISSVGWFLESHVAPFVYRRQQYVTVSEASRRELAAVGVDPARVSVVYSGNEAPDHVLEEEPEPERGTRLACLGRLVPHKRVELAIDTVAALAGVYPDIALDVIGGGDWMDSLVEHARRAGVSDRVVFHGHVSDDEKHALLAGAAALAMPSIKEGWGLTILEAGYHAVPTVAFRYAGGTQESVQDGHTGLLVDTDEEFIAGLGRLLADPDERAKLGAAAREFALRFDWDRTGHELTDLVERVARP; encoded by the coding sequence TTGCGCATCGCCATCCTCAGTTGGCGTGACCTGGAGCACCCCGAGGCCGGAGGGGCCGAGGTGTTCGCCGAGCGGACGGCGGCCACCATGGCCGAGCGCGGCCACGACGTCGTGCTGTTCGCGTCCTCCTTCCCCGGCGGCTCGCCCCGGACCGAGCGCCACGGCTTCCGCATCGTGCGCGCCGGCGGGCGGTTCACGGTGTACCCGCGGGGCCTGTGGCACGTGTGGCGCCTCCGCCGCGACTACGACATCGTCATCGACGTCCAGAACGGCGTGCCCTTCTGGACTCCCCTGGTCTTCAGCAAGCCGCTGCTCGCCGTGGTCCACCACGTCCACCGCGAGCAGTGGTTCACCTTCTTCCCCCGCCCCATCTCCTCGGTCGGCTGGTTCCTGGAGTCCCACGTGGCGCCCTTCGTCTACCGCCGCCAGCAATACGTCACGGTGTCGGAGGCGTCCCGCCGCGAGCTCGCCGCCGTCGGCGTGGACCCCGCCCGCGTCTCCGTGGTCTACAGCGGCAACGAGGCACCCGACCACGTGCTCGAGGAGGAGCCCGAGCCCGAGCGCGGCACACGCCTCGCGTGCCTGGGCCGCCTCGTCCCGCACAAGCGCGTCGAGCTGGCGATCGACACCGTCGCCGCGCTGGCCGGCGTGTACCCCGACATCGCGCTGGACGTCATCGGCGGCGGCGACTGGATGGACTCCCTCGTCGAGCACGCCCGACGGGCGGGCGTCAGCGACCGGGTCGTCTTCCACGGCCACGTGAGCGACGACGAGAAGCACGCCCTCCTGGCCGGGGCGGCCGCCCTGGCGATGCCCTCCATCAAGGAGGGCTGGGGCCTGACGATCCTCGAGGCCGGCTACCACGCCGTGCCCACCGTCGCCTTCCGCTACGCCGGCGGCACGCAGGAGTCGGTCCAGGACGGCCACACGGGCCTGCTCGTGGACACCGACGAGGAGTTCATCGCCGGACTGGGCCGCCTGCTGGCCGATCCGGACGAGCGCGCCAAGCTGGGCGCCGCGGCCCGCGAGTTCGCGCTGCGCTTCGACTGGGACCGCACGGGCCACGAGCTGACCGACCTCGTCGAGCGCGTCGCGCGTCCCTGA
- a CDS encoding DUF3068 domain-containing protein, with protein sequence MAFLTLGAFLLTLGVAMKVYAYDRLAVVPLDQNTQQVLGDDNANFFDADNVAPGSGAITTIATVIGDPDLAEEAADENDGANVGVFTKGQSTDNNDQAPPIDFLEQTFAIDRFTGEAVPWSGNSQNGEPVDYEGQIIKFPFNTQKKSYEYWDATVKAPMTMEYEGTEKVEGTDGSIDTYRFTGSVPETEFGIREVPRGIFGLEDTNSVEATRTYQNDRTIWVEPETGVMVKVQEAQKQWLKLDEPGAEDVVAMDTVSASTPETVQATIDDYGSKVGVLKAVRTWLPLAIGGLGVLFIVVGIAFAVRFRNQRNSDVDDEAYATV encoded by the coding sequence GTGGCGTTCCTGACGCTCGGAGCGTTCCTTCTGACGCTGGGCGTCGCGATGAAGGTGTACGCGTACGACCGGCTCGCCGTGGTCCCCCTGGACCAGAACACGCAGCAGGTCCTCGGCGACGACAACGCGAACTTCTTCGACGCCGACAACGTGGCCCCCGGCTCGGGCGCGATCACCACCATCGCGACCGTCATCGGCGATCCTGACCTGGCCGAGGAGGCTGCCGACGAGAACGACGGCGCCAACGTCGGCGTGTTCACCAAGGGTCAGAGCACCGACAACAACGACCAGGCCCCGCCGATCGACTTCCTCGAGCAGACGTTCGCGATCGACCGCTTCACCGGCGAGGCCGTGCCGTGGTCCGGCAACTCCCAGAACGGCGAGCCCGTCGACTACGAGGGCCAGATCATCAAGTTCCCGTTCAACACCCAGAAGAAGAGCTACGAGTACTGGGACGCGACCGTCAAGGCGCCCATGACGATGGAGTACGAGGGCACCGAGAAGGTCGAGGGCACCGACGGCTCGATCGACACCTACCGCTTCACCGGCTCGGTCCCCGAGACCGAGTTCGGCATCCGTGAGGTCCCGCGCGGCATCTTCGGTCTCGAGGACACCAACTCGGTCGAGGCGACGCGCACCTACCAGAACGACCGCACCATCTGGGTCGAGCCCGAGACCGGCGTCATGGTCAAGGTCCAGGAGGCCCAGAAGCAGTGGCTCAAGCTCGACGAGCCCGGCGCCGAGGACGTCGTCGCGATGGACACGGTGAGCGCGTCCACGCCCGAGACCGTCCAGGCCACGATCGACGACTACGGCTCCAAGGTCGGCGTCCTGAAGGCCGTCCGCACCTGGCTCCCGCTGGCCATCGGTGGCCTCGGCGTGCTGTTCATCGTCGTGGGCATCGCGTTCGCGGTGCGGTTCCGCAACCAGCGCAACTCCGACGTCGACGACGAGGCCTACGCCACCGTCTGA
- a CDS encoding D-glycero-alpha-D-manno-heptose-1,7-bisphosphate 7-phosphatase codes for MWSAEALLGRDASEIPPPEHEVPWDLVLLDRDGTLNVHRPGYIASPAELRLRPGAARAVGQLTRAGVRTVLVTNQRGLATGLLTEPQLVDVHTALLARLARAGGRLDAIEVCPHQTGTCSCRKPLPGMLLHALERAPWARPERVVMVGDQPSDEAAAHAAGVAWLDAGPRGVGSARIADVLISRDPHQRGSVVLRSRER; via the coding sequence ATGTGGTCGGCCGAGGCGCTGCTCGGGCGTGACGCCAGCGAGATCCCGCCGCCGGAGCACGAGGTCCCGTGGGACCTCGTGCTGCTCGACCGCGACGGCACGCTCAACGTGCACCGTCCGGGGTACATCGCGTCCCCGGCCGAGCTGAGGCTGCGGCCCGGCGCGGCGCGCGCCGTCGGCCAGCTGACCCGCGCCGGCGTGCGCACCGTGCTCGTCACGAACCAGCGAGGGCTCGCCACCGGACTGCTCACCGAGCCGCAGCTCGTCGACGTGCACACCGCGCTGCTGGCGCGACTCGCCCGGGCCGGCGGACGGCTCGACGCGATCGAGGTCTGTCCCCACCAGACCGGCACCTGCTCGTGCCGCAAGCCGCTCCCGGGGATGCTGCTTCATGCCCTGGAGCGAGCGCCGTGGGCGCGACCGGAGCGCGTCGTGATGGTGGGCGACCAGCCCAGCGACGAGGCGGCCGCGCACGCCGCCGGAGTCGCGTGGCTCGACGCCGGACCCCGTGGCGTGGGGAGCGCTCGCATCGCCGACGTACTCATCAGTAGGGATCCGCACCAGAGGGGTTCCGTGGTGCTACGCTCTCGCGAGAGGTAA
- a CDS encoding D-sedoheptulose-7-phosphate isomerase, translating to MTVQHQLHSASEDAVTQVVAQRQTLGIEAWAVLARALEEPALVEQVDAAGRAVVETLRSGGMILVAGNGGSAAIASHVAAEFVGKCILDRAPLPAVCLADSLTSITAVGNDYGFDDVFVRGVQSLGRPGDLLIAMSTSGRSASILRALDAARERGLATVALTGESGGDLPGRADHVLHVPSDFTPRIQEVHMLWAHAWCEAVDVLSQPTS from the coding sequence TTGACGGTCCAGCACCAGTTGCACAGCGCGTCCGAGGACGCGGTCACGCAGGTCGTCGCCCAGCGCCAGACGCTGGGCATCGAGGCGTGGGCCGTCCTGGCCCGTGCGCTCGAGGAGCCGGCGCTCGTCGAGCAGGTCGACGCCGCCGGCCGCGCCGTCGTCGAGACGCTGCGATCCGGGGGCATGATCCTGGTGGCCGGGAACGGCGGCAGCGCCGCGATCGCGAGCCACGTCGCCGCGGAGTTCGTGGGCAAGTGCATCCTCGACCGGGCGCCGCTCCCGGCGGTCTGCCTCGCCGACTCGCTCACCTCGATCACCGCGGTCGGCAACGACTACGGCTTCGACGACGTCTTCGTCCGGGGCGTGCAGTCGCTGGGTCGCCCCGGCGACCTGCTCATCGCGATGTCCACGAGTGGTCGCAGCGCCAGCATCCTGCGCGCGCTCGACGCCGCCCGCGAGCGGGGCCTGGCGACCGTCGCCCTCACCGGGGAGTCCGGCGGCGACCTGCCGGGCCGCGCCGACCACGTGCTGCACGTGCCGTCGGACTTCACGCCCCGCATCCAGGAGGTCCACATGCTGTGGGCCCACGCCTGGTGCGAGGCGGTCGACGTGCTGTCGCAGCCGACGTCCTGA
- a CDS encoding GHMP family kinase ATP-binding protein, whose product MTQQSHPVSPDPGAADVRRPVLRARAPLRISFAGGGTDVAPFPEREGGAVLSATISAYSYCTLRPRADGQVTIKSLDYGYSVGFNVDDDLELDGQLDLPKATIARLRQYPGAVSATGFDLFIHTNAPPGSGLGSSSAVMVAVIGVVAQHLGLDLTEYEVAELAYRLEREDLQIPGGAQDQYAAAFGGFNYIEFADQVVVNPLRIRDSTIHELEHNMLLAYTGNTRVSDHIIDDQVSRYERGEESALEGLRAQKELAAEMKLALVRGEVDTLGRLLGRAWDEKRKMSDRIATPLIDQAITKALKLGALGGKVTGAGGGGHLVFICEFERRHVVAEELTRMGLGVSEFTFSREGLVTWRGQS is encoded by the coding sequence ATGACACAGCAGTCCCACCCCGTGTCGCCCGATCCCGGCGCCGCCGACGTGCGCCGTCCGGTGCTCCGGGCGCGGGCCCCGCTGCGGATCTCGTTCGCCGGTGGTGGCACCGATGTCGCACCGTTCCCCGAGCGTGAGGGCGGCGCCGTGCTGTCGGCCACGATCTCGGCGTACTCCTACTGCACCCTGCGTCCGCGGGCCGACGGCCAGGTCACGATCAAGTCGCTCGACTACGGTTACTCCGTCGGGTTCAACGTCGACGACGACCTCGAGCTCGACGGCCAGCTCGACCTGCCGAAGGCCACCATCGCGCGCCTGCGGCAGTACCCCGGCGCCGTCTCGGCCACCGGCTTCGACCTCTTCATCCACACCAACGCCCCGCCCGGCTCGGGCCTGGGCTCCTCGAGCGCCGTGATGGTCGCGGTGATCGGCGTGGTCGCGCAGCACCTCGGCCTCGACCTGACCGAGTACGAGGTCGCCGAGCTGGCGTACCGGCTCGAGCGCGAGGACCTGCAGATCCCCGGCGGCGCCCAGGACCAGTACGCCGCCGCGTTCGGCGGGTTCAACTACATCGAGTTCGCCGACCAGGTCGTCGTCAACCCGCTGCGCATCCGCGACTCGACGATCCACGAGCTCGAGCACAACATGCTGCTGGCCTACACCGGCAACACCCGCGTCAGCGACCACATCATCGACGACCAGGTGTCGCGGTACGAGCGCGGCGAGGAGTCCGCCCTGGAGGGCCTGCGCGCCCAGAAGGAGCTCGCCGCCGAGATGAAGCTCGCGCTCGTGCGCGGCGAGGTCGACACGCTCGGACGCCTGCTGGGCCGCGCCTGGGACGAGAAGCGCAAGATGTCCGACCGGATCGCCACGCCGCTCATCGACCAGGCCATCACGAAGGCCCTCAAGCTGGGCGCGCTGGGTGGCAAGGTCACCGGCGCCGGCGGCGGCGGCCACCTGGTCTTCATCTGCGAGTTCGAGCGCCGCCACGTCGTGGCCGAGGAGCTCACGCGGATGGGCCTGGGCGTCTCGGAGTTCACGTTCTCGAGGGAAGGTCTGGTCACGTGGAGGGGACAGAGTTGA
- a CDS encoding acyltransferase family protein yields MTHRPAGRSATSTYLIRLDPGGHMGHLRLVDGLRAVAAGLVLVSHVGFWTGASSIDLVGGLVARGDAGVAVFFAISAFLLLRPAIARGLDGTGHEAGATARYAVRRAARILPAYWLALAGVLAAAVWLTGGAGGPAKVAAHVLVLQGYTGDYYQSFTQSWSLTTEVTFYVLVPVLGGLLTRGLWRRGGARGVGALVAVTALVAVVGLLAQAVAAAWSRAGSDGGAGVLATSVVGHLAWFGAGAAVALLAEGHRRGVGPLTTRPGLLAVWRSRPTLVLLAVVVFVVASSPLAGPRDLTLPTAGQAVAKEALYALFALLLLAACVQEPEPGTPADAVARWGVTRWLGDISYGVFLWHVVVLQVLFEVTGATLFATGFWWTLYAVAGFSVALASLSWWLVERPILAAVRRRTAPAPAARA; encoded by the coding sequence GTGACGCATCGCCCTGCCGGGCGCAGTGCCACGTCAACCTACCTGATCCGACTCGATCCCGGAGGGCACATGGGCCACCTGCGTCTCGTCGACGGCTTGCGTGCCGTCGCCGCTGGCCTGGTGCTCGTCTCGCACGTCGGATTCTGGACCGGGGCCTCCTCGATCGACCTCGTCGGGGGGCTCGTCGCCCGGGGCGACGCCGGCGTGGCGGTCTTCTTCGCCATCTCCGCGTTCCTGCTGCTGCGGCCCGCGATCGCGCGCGGCCTGGACGGCACCGGGCACGAGGCCGGCGCGACCGCTCGCTACGCCGTTCGCCGCGCCGCGCGCATCCTGCCGGCGTACTGGCTCGCGCTCGCCGGCGTCCTGGCCGCGGCCGTCTGGCTCACCGGAGGCGCGGGCGGCCCGGCGAAGGTCGCCGCGCACGTGCTCGTCCTGCAGGGCTACACCGGCGACTACTACCAGTCGTTCACGCAGAGCTGGAGCCTCACGACCGAGGTCACGTTCTACGTCCTCGTTCCCGTCCTCGGCGGTCTGCTGACCCGGGGGCTGTGGCGCCGTGGCGGCGCCCGTGGCGTCGGAGCGCTCGTGGCCGTCACCGCCCTCGTCGCCGTCGTCGGACTCCTCGCCCAGGCCGTGGCCGCCGCGTGGAGCCGCGCCGGGTCCGACGGGGGTGCCGGGGTGCTCGCCACCAGCGTCGTCGGTCACCTCGCCTGGTTCGGCGCGGGTGCCGCGGTGGCCCTGCTCGCGGAAGGACATCGCCGGGGCGTCGGGCCTCTCACCACGCGTCCGGGCCTGCTGGCCGTGTGGCGCTCGCGCCCGACGCTCGTCCTGCTCGCCGTGGTGGTCTTCGTCGTGGCCTCCTCGCCGCTGGCCGGACCGCGCGACCTCACCCTGCCGACCGCCGGCCAGGCCGTGGCCAAGGAGGCGCTCTACGCGCTGTTCGCCCTGCTCCTGCTGGCGGCGTGCGTGCAGGAGCCCGAGCCCGGCACGCCCGCGGACGCGGTGGCGCGCTGGGGCGTCACCCGCTGGCTCGGTGACATCTCCTACGGCGTCTTCCTCTGGCACGTGGTCGTGCTGCAGGTCCTGTTCGAGGTCACCGGTGCCACGCTCTTCGCCACGGGCTTCTGGTGGACGCTCTACGCGGTGGCCGGGTTCAGCGTGGCGCTGGCGTCGCTGTCGTGGTGGCTGGTGGAGCGCCCGATCCTCGCCGCGGTCCGCCGTCGAACAGCGCCCGCGCCAGCAGCGAGAGCGTGA